A single window of Granulicella mallensis MP5ACTX8 DNA harbors:
- a CDS encoding serine hydrolase domain-containing protein, producing the protein MRTLLAAALLAATAAHAQLPAETEAKIAAAAEKTLHDTGVPSVSIGIVQHGKIVYTHAFGLAQLQPATPATATMAYPIGSISKQFTATAILLLQQEGKLSIDDPVGKYFPELTRANDVKLRNLMTMTSGYEDFAPQDYIIPAWRKPIAPIDNVHEWAEKPLDFEPGTQWQYSNTNYVLLGLVVEKVSGEPLGKFIRERVLDPLHLQGVFNTYTQREKLQVLGYVSYAMATPRVQPLEAPGWYFGDGDLAMPAATLLAWDLGIMNKSLLSPASYAEFETAYKLQSGASSGYGLGTFVHEKNGHRELEHSGEVGGYVAENVVYPDDGLAIVALTNEVASSAASEVVNAITPLLLPAAAPVEEASADPFVAQLKTILTGLQHSQIDRSLFTSDTNDYFNQDALSDFQSTLSPLGTITDITRTRTALRGGMTFGLYRVAFSGGTTLLVDVYLKPDGKIEQLLVVGKA; encoded by the coding sequence ATGCGCACTCTTCTCGCCGCTGCTCTGCTAGCAGCCACCGCCGCCCACGCCCAGCTCCCCGCCGAAACCGAAGCCAAGATCGCCGCCGCCGCCGAAAAGACCCTCCATGACACGGGTGTTCCCTCTGTCTCGATCGGCATCGTGCAGCACGGCAAGATCGTCTACACCCACGCCTTCGGCCTGGCGCAGCTTCAGCCGGCGACACCTGCCACCGCGACGATGGCCTACCCCATCGGCTCGATCAGCAAGCAGTTCACCGCGACGGCGATCCTGCTCCTCCAGCAGGAGGGCAAGCTCTCCATCGACGATCCCGTTGGCAAATACTTCCCCGAGCTCACGCGCGCCAACGACGTCAAGCTGCGCAACCTGATGACCATGACCTCCGGCTACGAGGACTTCGCCCCGCAGGACTACATCATCCCCGCCTGGCGCAAGCCGATAGCGCCGATCGATAACGTGCACGAGTGGGCGGAGAAGCCGCTCGACTTCGAGCCTGGCACACAGTGGCAGTACTCCAACACGAACTACGTTCTGCTCGGCCTGGTCGTCGAGAAGGTCAGCGGAGAGCCCCTGGGCAAATTTATCCGGGAGCGCGTGCTCGACCCGCTGCACCTCCAGGGAGTCTTCAACACCTATACGCAGCGCGAGAAGCTGCAGGTCCTAGGCTACGTCTCCTACGCAATGGCCACGCCCCGCGTGCAGCCTCTGGAGGCTCCCGGCTGGTACTTTGGCGACGGCGATCTGGCCATGCCCGCGGCCACTCTGCTGGCGTGGGATCTCGGCATCATGAACAAGTCGCTGCTCTCTCCCGCAAGCTACGCCGAGTTCGAGACCGCCTACAAGCTCCAGAGCGGTGCAAGCTCCGGCTATGGGCTGGGCACGTTCGTTCATGAGAAGAACGGCCATCGCGAGCTGGAGCATAGCGGCGAGGTCGGCGGGTATGTCGCCGAGAACGTCGTCTATCCCGACGACGGACTGGCCATCGTCGCTCTTACGAACGAAGTCGCCTCGAGTGCTGCCAGCGAGGTCGTCAACGCCATCACCCCGCTGCTGCTGCCCGCCGCCGCGCCAGTGGAGGAAGCCTCCGCCGATCCTTTTGTAGCGCAGTTGAAGACCATCCTGACCGGCCTGCAGCATAGCCAGATCGACCGCTCACTCTTTACGTCCGACACCAACGACTACTTCAACCAGGATGCGCTGAGCGACTTCCAGTCGACGCTCAGCCCGCTCGGCACGATCACGGACATTACGCGTACCCGTACCGCCCTTCGCGGCGGTATGACCTTCGGCCTGTACCGCGTGGCTTTTTCCGGGGGCACGACCCTGTTGGTCGATGTGTACCTGAAGCCGGACGGCAAGATCGAGCAGCTGCTGGTGGTGGGCAAAGCTTGA
- a CDS encoding metal-dependent hydrolase, whose amino-acid sequence MEPVTHILTGACLARTGFNRRAAYTTLAMAVAAELPDIDTLWSLRGPVEGFQHHRGITHTFLGLPFEAALVVAAIYGLHRWRLARSQRITGESSSPRKPLTAAPVRWGLLYLFTLLALLSHLLLDYTNNYGLRPFFPFNSHWYAASIVFIFDPLIFALLLGALVLPALFRLVGSEVGARRQPFPGRGLAIAALLGIVSLWTLREVEHTRAIQLALAQSTVAPSAPVVDTSASADGPLAPPAPPQTYLAPQHVLANPDPLSPFHWSAVLDYGPFYQLAEINTRNGVVNPADHTLPKPDRSAAVLAAEASPLGRAFIDWSPLPLVDTSQPEPFAPTRVIFRDPRFMGDVPMLRSEAHTPLTAVVEVDSHNHVVGQIMDGREQK is encoded by the coding sequence ATGGAACCGGTCACCCACATCCTTACCGGAGCCTGCCTGGCGCGCACCGGCTTCAACCGCCGAGCCGCCTATACGACGCTGGCCATGGCCGTCGCGGCAGAACTACCCGACATCGACACGCTCTGGAGCTTGCGCGGCCCGGTCGAGGGCTTCCAGCACCATCGCGGTATCACGCATACGTTTCTCGGCCTCCCCTTTGAGGCCGCGCTGGTCGTGGCGGCGATCTACGGCCTGCATCGCTGGCGCCTGGCCAGAAGCCAGCGCATCACCGGGGAGAGCTCATCTCCCCGAAAGCCCCTGACCGCCGCCCCGGTCCGCTGGGGCCTGCTCTATCTCTTCACGCTGCTCGCGCTGCTCAGCCACCTGTTACTGGACTACACCAACAACTACGGCCTCCGGCCGTTCTTCCCGTTCAACTCCCACTGGTATGCGGCTTCCATCGTCTTCATCTTCGACCCGCTGATCTTTGCTTTGCTGCTGGGGGCTCTGGTGCTTCCTGCTCTCTTCCGCCTGGTCGGATCAGAGGTCGGCGCACGACGTCAGCCGTTTCCGGGACGAGGCCTCGCCATTGCTGCCTTGCTGGGCATTGTGTCCCTGTGGACGTTGCGTGAGGTGGAGCATACCCGTGCGATCCAGTTGGCATTGGCGCAGAGCACGGTGGCTCCGTCAGCGCCAGTCGTAGACACGTCCGCATCCGCAGACGGCCCCCTGGCCCCACCTGCGCCCCCTCAGACCTATCTCGCTCCGCAGCATGTACTTGCCAATCCCGATCCTCTCAGCCCGTTCCACTGGTCGGCGGTGCTCGACTATGGGCCGTTCTATCAGCTTGCGGAGATCAACACGCGCAACGGGGTGGTCAATCCTGCCGACCATACACTGCCCAAGCCGGATCGCAGCGCCGCTGTGCTGGCCGCCGAGGCCAGCCCGCTAGGCCGCGCCTTCATCGACTGGTCGCCGTTGCCGTTGGTCGATACCAGCCAGCCCGAGCCCTTCGCTCCGACGCGGGTGATCTTCCGCGACCCGCGCTTTATGGGCGATGTCCCCATGCTGCGCTCGGAAGCGCACACACCGCTTACGGCGGTGGTCGAAGTGGACTCACACAACCACGTCGTCGGGCAGATCATGGATGGACGAGAGCAGAAGTAG
- a CDS encoding BlaI/MecI/CopY family transcriptional regulator: protein MGEQEKNALTKLELQIMQVIWKRGPSNVSAVQEGLEQELAYTTVQTMLNILQRKGKLKRELRGRAFEYSATVTEAKALGHAVKDLVDRMFGGSSEDLVMSLIKSRQIDAKKIAELSKRLEEKGGDV from the coding sequence GTGGGAGAACAAGAGAAAAACGCATTAACCAAGCTCGAACTGCAGATCATGCAGGTGATCTGGAAGCGCGGGCCCAGCAACGTAAGCGCAGTCCAGGAGGGCCTGGAGCAGGAGTTGGCCTATACGACGGTGCAGACGATGCTGAACATCCTGCAGCGAAAGGGCAAGCTGAAGCGTGAGCTGCGAGGACGAGCCTTTGAGTACAGCGCGACCGTCACCGAAGCCAAGGCCCTGGGCCATGCCGTAAAAGACCTGGTGGATCGGATGTTCGGCGGATCGAGCGAAGACCTCGTAATGAGCCTGATCAAGAGCCGGCAGATCGACGCGAAAAAGATCGCGGAGTTGAGCAAGCGGTTGGAGGAGAAGGGCGGTGACGTATGA
- a CDS encoding M56 family metallopeptidase — protein MRAFETWLLAYLLNSLWQIPLVFLVAWVTARAVRRNGPRMEHRIWAVALALEALLPACSVQPAQLLREVWQFLPGIWGTDTAKAGVRVTVAFGEGAEHGALRLPVAMLAGVALVYAGSVVYFAGRLLWGWWRTDAIHDLSEPLVLTGEEAESWERSCRVFRVKNAEIRVSRDIAGPMTMGIFRRAILLPVDLQGHLLDEDFDAVIAHEFAHMHRRDFAKNLLYEALALPVAYHPLLWLTRTRMVGSREMVCDAMAAETVAGRENYARSLLRLASLLVHGTPARTLHAIGIFDANIFERRVMNLTEKYVELRGVRRLATVVACVVLGLGTCASALALRMNVSAPVTQSETPSASGKTVRVSGNVMAGNILTKVQPVYPQEAKDAGIQGTVVLRAVIGKDGEFRALQIVSGPEELKKAAWAAVKQWTYKPYLLNGEPTEVETNIMVNFILNGSNAESAPQKL, from the coding sequence ATGAGAGCCTTCGAGACCTGGTTGCTGGCCTATCTGCTGAACTCGCTGTGGCAGATTCCTCTTGTCTTCCTCGTGGCCTGGGTCACGGCGCGAGCCGTCCGGCGCAACGGCCCCCGGATGGAACATCGTATCTGGGCAGTAGCGCTGGCTCTCGAAGCTCTTCTACCGGCGTGTTCCGTGCAGCCTGCTCAACTGCTGCGCGAGGTATGGCAATTCCTGCCCGGAATCTGGGGAACGGACACGGCGAAGGCCGGGGTAAGGGTTACGGTGGCGTTTGGCGAGGGTGCTGAACACGGAGCCCTCAGGCTGCCGGTAGCCATGCTGGCGGGAGTTGCGCTGGTGTATGCCGGCAGCGTGGTCTACTTCGCCGGGCGATTGCTCTGGGGCTGGTGGCGGACGGACGCGATCCACGACCTGTCAGAGCCTCTGGTTCTGACAGGAGAGGAGGCCGAGAGTTGGGAGCGCTCCTGCCGCGTCTTCAGAGTCAAGAATGCGGAGATCAGGGTGTCCCGAGATATTGCCGGACCCATGACGATGGGTATCTTCCGCCGAGCAATTCTGCTGCCGGTCGACTTGCAGGGGCATCTGTTGGACGAGGACTTCGACGCCGTAATCGCGCACGAGTTCGCGCACATGCACCGGCGGGACTTCGCGAAGAACCTGCTGTACGAGGCGCTGGCCTTGCCGGTGGCCTACCATCCGCTGCTGTGGCTGACGCGCACACGGATGGTGGGGAGTCGAGAGATGGTATGCGACGCTATGGCCGCGGAGACTGTCGCGGGAAGAGAGAACTATGCACGATCGCTGCTGCGGTTGGCCTCCCTGCTGGTGCACGGGACGCCGGCCAGGACCCTTCACGCCATCGGAATCTTCGATGCCAACATCTTTGAGAGGAGAGTTATGAACTTGACTGAGAAGTATGTGGAACTGAGGGGCGTGCGTCGGCTGGCAACGGTGGTGGCGTGTGTGGTGTTGGGACTTGGAACCTGTGCGTCCGCGCTGGCTCTGCGGATGAATGTATCGGCACCGGTGACACAGAGTGAAACGCCCTCGGCCTCCGGTAAGACCGTTCGGGTCTCTGGCAACGTGATGGCAGGCAACATCTTGACCAAGGTGCAGCCGGTCTATCCGCAAGAGGCAAAGGACGCAGGAATTCAGGGCACGGTTGTGCTACGCGCGGTCATCGGAAAGGATGGTGAGTTCCGGGCGCTACAGATCGTTTCCGGGCCGGAGGAACTCAAGAAAGCAGCGTGGGCTGCTGTCAAGCAGTGGACGTATAAACCCTATCTCCTCAATGGTGAACCGACCGAAGTGGAAACAAACATTATGGTGAACTTCATATTGAATGGATCAAACGCTGAATCGGCGCCGCAAAAACTGTAG
- a CDS encoding 30S ribosomal protein S1 — protein MSDHNPSNPESTALNTTLEPTAPETSAEQLTAPTDHTSNPEVQPHETAAASAQSEQTVSEATAIAAVSAEADEPEYDAEDFARALESFDREQAAEKDAAQSLTAEEAVVTGTVVKITDKHVVVDIGLKSEGLIPLEQVLDHAGTPKFNIGDQVEVVVEREEQEGGYLVSYEKALRHKVWDKLEEAANTKTPVKGMVLSRVKGGLTVDIGIKAFLPGSQVEVRPVRNLDGYIGTEIEVRVIKLNKKRGNVVISRKELLEEDQNAKKAVTLSTLEEGSVFTGVVKNLTDYGAFVDMGGLDGLLHITDMSWGRLTHPRDLVNVGDEIQVKVLKFDKEKQRVSLGFKQLTPDPWLDATERYPIGAQVRGRVLSVTDYGAFVELEQGIEGLVHVSEMTWSKRMKHPSKMVKPGDIVDTIILSVNPNDRRISLGMKQLQDNPWEALEDKYPIGAVIEGRVRNLTDFGAFIEIEDGIDGLVHVSNLSWTKRIKHPSEVLKKGEKVKAIVLGVEPENRRLSLGVKQLQPDVWDTFFAQHRVGDVIKGKTLRTAQFGAFVEIAEGVEGLCHVSEAVDETGKQITLEVGDEHEFKIVKMNQEEKKVGLSIKAVGEEASRAEVESYKESNKGKGNHGQSSSSSSSSSTTLGDLLKWKQSENEDNN, from the coding sequence ATGTCCGACCACAATCCTTCGAACCCCGAGAGTACAGCCCTGAACACCACATTGGAACCCACCGCGCCCGAAACGTCGGCCGAGCAGTTGACGGCCCCCACCGACCACACCTCCAACCCTGAAGTCCAGCCTCACGAGACTGCCGCAGCCAGTGCACAAAGCGAGCAGACCGTGTCTGAGGCTACGGCCATCGCTGCTGTCTCCGCTGAAGCAGACGAGCCCGAGTACGACGCTGAAGACTTTGCCCGTGCGCTCGAGAGCTTCGACCGCGAACAGGCAGCCGAGAAAGACGCCGCTCAATCCCTGACCGCCGAGGAAGCCGTTGTTACCGGCACCGTCGTCAAGATCACGGATAAGCATGTTGTCGTCGATATCGGGCTCAAGTCCGAGGGTCTCATTCCTCTGGAGCAGGTTCTGGATCACGCCGGAACGCCGAAGTTCAATATCGGCGATCAGGTTGAGGTCGTTGTCGAGCGCGAAGAGCAGGAAGGCGGCTATCTCGTCAGCTACGAGAAGGCCCTCCGTCACAAGGTCTGGGACAAGCTCGAAGAAGCCGCGAACACCAAGACGCCCGTCAAGGGCATGGTGCTCTCGCGCGTCAAGGGCGGTTTGACTGTCGATATCGGCATCAAGGCGTTCCTGCCCGGTTCGCAGGTTGAGGTTCGCCCCGTGCGCAATCTCGACGGCTATATCGGCACCGAGATCGAAGTTCGCGTCATCAAGCTCAACAAGAAGCGCGGCAACGTCGTCATCTCCCGCAAGGAGCTGCTCGAGGAAGATCAGAACGCCAAGAAGGCTGTCACCCTTTCGACTCTCGAAGAGGGCTCGGTCTTCACCGGCGTCGTCAAGAACCTGACCGACTACGGCGCATTCGTCGACATGGGCGGCCTCGACGGCCTGCTCCACATCACCGACATGAGCTGGGGCCGTCTGACCCACCCCCGCGACCTCGTCAACGTTGGCGACGAGATCCAGGTCAAGGTCCTCAAGTTCGACAAGGAAAAGCAGCGCGTCTCGCTGGGCTTCAAGCAGTTGACGCCTGACCCATGGCTTGACGCGACCGAGCGCTACCCGATCGGTGCGCAGGTTCGTGGCCGCGTTCTCTCGGTCACCGACTACGGCGCATTCGTCGAGCTGGAGCAGGGCATCGAAGGCCTGGTCCACGTCAGCGAAATGACCTGGTCCAAGCGGATGAAGCACCCCTCGAAGATGGTCAAGCCCGGCGACATCGTGGACACCATCATCCTGAGTGTGAATCCGAACGATCGCCGCATCTCGCTCGGCATGAAGCAGCTTCAGGATAATCCGTGGGAAGCTCTCGAGGACAAGTACCCGATCGGTGCTGTCATCGAAGGCCGCGTCCGCAACCTGACCGACTTCGGCGCCTTCATCGAGATCGAAGACGGCATCGACGGCCTTGTCCACGTCTCGAACCTGAGCTGGACCAAGCGCATCAAGCATCCCTCTGAAGTTCTGAAGAAGGGTGAGAAGGTCAAGGCGATCGTTCTGGGCGTTGAGCCCGAGAACCGCCGCCTGTCGCTCGGCGTCAAGCAGCTTCAGCCTGATGTCTGGGATACCTTCTTCGCGCAGCACCGTGTTGGCGACGTCATCAAGGGCAAGACTCTGCGTACCGCGCAGTTTGGAGCCTTTGTCGAGATCGCCGAAGGAGTCGAGGGCCTGTGCCACGTCTCCGAAGCGGTGGACGAGACCGGCAAGCAGATCACCCTGGAAGTCGGCGACGAGCACGAGTTCAAGATCGTCAAGATGAACCAGGAAGAGAAGAAGGTCGGACTGTCGATCAAGGCCGTTGGCGAAGAAGCCAGCCGCGCCGAGGTCGAGAGCTACAAGGAATCGAACAAGGGCAAGGGAAACCACGGCCAGAGCAGCAGCTCGAGCTCGTCGTCCTCCACCACCCTCGGCGACCTCCTCAAGTGGAAGCAGTCCGAGAACGAAGACAACAACTAG
- a CDS encoding ribonuclease R family protein — translation MSRTPHPRSDRDLLARITRSPGGKAGYKQLIRELGLGGGHERRLLVEQLTAMVARGELVALREGLWAIPKPESTITSTPQSRDTGRPKWDGMEAAARSGRDRLLSGRLDLHRDGFGFVRPEAGSASAQKLEDIFIPPNEINGAMQGDLVLVDEAPPGRDGRRSGRIARVLTRRNPTVVGIFHYARPQGRRGGRDHDFSDAGMSENYVTPLDERISGMIAIPEGAEVVASTVDSPHRMLGDEARKQALEWSGGEKQIPFGNDNKKNKGDSKNDIDSQWPLEGLAVDVEITSFPSAGRPARGRLIEVLGPPDAFGVDVEIIIRKHHLPHAFPAAVLAEATEQAQETVASLPAEDLDLREDFRGLPIVTIDGETARDFDDAVLVRELTNGNTELQVHIADVSWYVRPGSALDTEARLRGTSVYFPDRAVPMLPHALSSGMCSLLPNEDRLVLSCVMEIDPRGEIAGYRVAEGVIRSVRRMTYTSVQNCLNASPNAKTWNQDKQITAAASAEDIAERERIAAEQPELPAAFDAMLELALRLNAKRVRRGSIDFDLPEPVVEFDPDGNMKAIVRSERGWSHRLIEEFMLSANECVATWLERQGIPSIYRIHEMPDPKRIVEFEETASGFGHSLGLGNLPVRKLTMKTDRRDAQRKSARGRDSRPPQQHEIPDSIPVTPQMYQKLVRRISGTPTERILAYLMLRSLKQARYAEKNEGHFALASPSYTHFTSPIRRYPDLIVHRLVRAMLRRGADERGGAILSTDLQPWQGEFDRSRGAKSRFPTGMTERKTSAEGPIAAEELNDIASESSQAERRAADAERELIEWKKMKFMADKVGEDFHAVILSATKYGFFVELDDMFIEGLVPLASLVGDFYSFRDTDRTIVGARTGHVFGIGQKVEVILDRIDRQQRRLQFALLPGTEPKATSLRTRTKAEPKAERPLSPKRSGKTKTRARNKKNKGRR, via the coding sequence ATGTCCCGTACTCCTCATCCCCGCAGTGACCGCGATCTACTCGCCAGGATCACCCGCTCACCCGGCGGCAAAGCCGGCTACAAACAACTCATCCGCGAGCTTGGACTCGGCGGCGGACACGAACGCCGCCTGCTGGTAGAGCAGTTGACCGCCATGGTGGCACGCGGCGAACTGGTAGCGCTGCGCGAGGGCCTGTGGGCCATCCCCAAGCCGGAGAGCACGATCACCTCCACACCCCAGAGTCGAGACACGGGACGCCCGAAGTGGGATGGGATGGAGGCTGCCGCGCGTTCGGGACGGGACCGCCTGTTGAGCGGGCGGCTCGATCTGCATCGCGATGGCTTTGGATTCGTGCGGCCTGAAGCCGGTTCGGCAAGCGCCCAGAAGCTCGAAGATATCTTCATCCCGCCGAACGAGATCAACGGCGCCATGCAGGGCGACCTGGTGCTCGTGGACGAAGCTCCTCCGGGACGCGACGGGCGGCGCTCGGGCCGGATTGCACGGGTGCTGACGCGGCGTAATCCGACTGTGGTCGGAATTTTTCACTATGCGCGGCCCCAGGGGCGGCGTGGTGGCCGCGATCACGACTTCAGCGACGCGGGCATGAGCGAGAACTACGTGACGCCGCTCGACGAGCGCATTAGCGGAATGATTGCGATTCCTGAAGGCGCGGAGGTTGTGGCTTCGACGGTCGACTCGCCGCACCGGATGCTTGGCGATGAAGCGCGGAAGCAGGCCCTGGAGTGGAGTGGGGGCGAGAAGCAGATTCCCTTCGGGAATGACAACAAGAAAAACAAAGGTGACAGCAAAAACGATATTGATTCGCAGTGGCCGCTCGAAGGTTTGGCGGTCGATGTCGAGATTACGAGTTTCCCCTCTGCCGGCAGGCCCGCGCGCGGGCGCTTGATCGAGGTGCTAGGCCCTCCCGATGCCTTCGGCGTCGATGTCGAGATCATCATTCGCAAGCACCATCTGCCGCATGCGTTTCCAGCGGCGGTGCTCGCTGAAGCCACTGAGCAGGCGCAGGAGACCGTCGCTTCCCTGCCCGCTGAAGACCTCGATCTACGTGAAGATTTTCGCGGCCTGCCCATCGTCACCATCGATGGCGAGACTGCGCGCGACTTCGACGATGCCGTGCTGGTGCGCGAACTCACGAACGGCAACACCGAGCTTCAGGTCCACATCGCCGATGTGAGTTGGTATGTGCGGCCCGGCTCCGCGCTCGACACCGAAGCCCGGCTGCGCGGGACCAGCGTCTACTTCCCCGACCGCGCCGTGCCGATGCTGCCGCATGCGCTCTCGAGCGGCATGTGCAGCCTGCTGCCGAACGAAGACCGCCTCGTCCTGAGCTGCGTAATGGAGATCGATCCGCGCGGCGAGATCGCCGGCTATCGCGTGGCGGAGGGTGTGATTCGCAGCGTGCGACGCATGACCTACACGAGCGTTCAGAACTGCCTCAACGCTTCGCCGAATGCGAAGACCTGGAACCAGGACAAACAGATTACCGCTGCCGCCAGCGCCGAAGATATCGCCGAGCGAGAGCGCATTGCCGCCGAGCAACCGGAGCTTCCGGCGGCGTTCGACGCGATGCTGGAGCTCGCTCTCCGGCTGAATGCGAAGCGCGTACGACGTGGCTCGATCGACTTCGACCTGCCGGAGCCGGTCGTCGAGTTCGATCCCGACGGCAACATGAAGGCCATCGTACGCTCGGAGCGCGGATGGTCGCACCGGCTGATCGAAGAGTTCATGCTCTCGGCCAACGAGTGCGTCGCGACTTGGCTGGAGCGGCAGGGGATTCCGTCGATCTATCGCATCCACGAGATGCCCGACCCGAAGCGCATCGTCGAATTTGAAGAGACGGCGTCGGGCTTTGGGCACTCGCTGGGATTGGGAAACCTGCCGGTGCGCAAGCTCACGATGAAGACCGATCGCCGCGATGCGCAGCGCAAGAGTGCGCGCGGCCGCGACTCACGCCCGCCGCAGCAGCACGAGATTCCAGACAGCATTCCGGTGACGCCACAGATGTATCAGAAGCTGGTGCGGCGCATCTCCGGCACGCCGACCGAGCGCATCCTCGCGTACCTGATGCTGCGTTCGCTGAAGCAGGCTCGCTACGCCGAGAAGAATGAAGGCCACTTTGCGCTGGCGTCGCCTTCGTATACGCACTTCACCTCGCCGATTCGGAGATATCCGGATTTGATCGTGCATCGATTGGTGCGCGCGATGCTGCGGCGCGGCGCGGATGAGCGCGGTGGTGCGATTCTATCGACCGATCTGCAGCCGTGGCAGGGTGAGTTCGATCGTTCGCGGGGAGCGAAAAGCAGATTCCCTACGGGAATGACAGAAAGAAAAACAAGCGCCGAAGGCCCGATTGCAGCAGAGGAGCTGAACGACATCGCCTCTGAGAGCTCGCAGGCCGAGCGCCGTGCGGCTGACGCCGAACGCGAACTCATCGAGTGGAAGAAGATGAAGTTCATGGCCGACAAGGTCGGCGAAGACTTCCATGCGGTGATCCTGTCCGCGACGAAGTATGGGTTCTTCGTCGAGCTCGACGACATGTTCATCGAAGGGCTGGTGCCGCTGGCCTCGCTCGTCGGCGACTTCTACAGCTTCCGCGACACCGACCGCACCATCGTCGGGGCACGCACCGGGCATGTGTTTGGTATTGGGCAAAAGGTAGAGGTGATTCTCGACCGCATTGATCGCCAGCAACGGAGGCTGCAGTTCGCCTTGCTGCCCGGCACGGAGCCGAAAGCTACTTCGCTGCGTACGCGTACAAAGGCTGAACCGAAGGCGGAGAGGCCCCTGTCTCCAAAGCGTAGTGGGAAGACGAAGACACGAGCACGGAACAAGAAGAACAAGGGACGGCGGTAG